Genomic window (Pseudomonas sp. MM211):
CGCGTTTCTCGCCACCGCGTTCTTCGTCTGCGCGTCGGCGGCCTGGCACCTGCTGCGAGGGCGCGACACGCCGGCGATGCGCAAGATGTTCTCGATGGCGCTGTGGATGGCCCTGCTGGTCGCCCCGGTACAGGCGGTGATCGGCGACTTCCACGGCCTCAATACCCTCGAGCATCAACCGGCGAAGATCGCCGCCATCGAGGGTCACTGGGACAACAGCTCCGGTGAGCCGACGCCGCTGATCCTGTTCGGCTGGCCGGACATGGAGCGCGAGGAAACACGCTTCAAGGTCGAGGTGCCGTACCTGGGCAGCCTGATCCTGACTCACAGCCTCGACAAGCAGGTGCCGGCGCTGAAGGAATTCGCCAAGGAGGATCGGCCCAACTCGACCATCGTCTTCTGGTCGTTTCGGGTGATGGTCGCCATGGGCATGCTGATGATCCTGGCTGGGCTGTGGAGCCTGTGGCTGCGTTGGCGCGGCAGCCTCTACCAGTCGCGCCCGTTCCTGTATTTCTGCCTGTGGATGGGGCCGTCTGGCCTGATCGCCATCCTCGCCGGCTGGTTCACCACCGAGATCGGCCGCCAGCCGTGGGTGGTCTATGGGCTGATGCGTACCGCCGATGGCGTGTCGATGCACAGCGCGGCGCAACTGGGGATCACCCTGGTGCTGTTTGTGGTCGTCTACTTCGCCGTGTTCGGTGCCGGCATGAGCTACGTGATGCGCCTGGTGCGCAAAGGGCCGGTCAGCGGCGAAGGCGATCATCAGGATGATGGCGGGCCGGGTACCCGGCACACGCAGTCGCGACCATTGTCCGCGCCGAAGGAAGGCCTGGACGACAGCGATTCGATCACCCGCACTGCAACCGGGAGGGTATGACCATGGGTATCGATCTTTCCGTCATCTGGGCGGTGATCATCGTTTTCGGCGTGATGATGTACGTGATCATGGACGGCTTCGACCTGGGCATCGGCATCCTCTTTCCGTTCGTGCCGGACAAGGGCGAACGCGACGTGATGATGAACACCGTGGCGCCGGTCTGGGACGGTAACGAAACCTGGCTGGTGATGGGCGGTGCCGGGCTGTTCGCCGCCTTCCCGCTGGCCTACTCGGTGGTGCTCAGTGCCTTGTATCTGCCGTTGATGTTCATGCTGCTGGGCCTGGTGTTTCGCGGCGTGGCCTTCGAGTTTCGCTTCAAGGCCAGGGATCACAAACGGCATATCTGGGACAAGGCCTTCATCGGCGGCTCGGTGGCAGCGACCTTCTTTCAGGGCGTGGCGCTGGGGGCTTTCATCGAGGGTATTCCGGTCGAAGGCCGGGCGTTTTCCGGCGGCTCGCTGGACTGGCTGGCGCCGTTCCCGCTGTTCAGCGGTTTGGGGCTGATCGCCGCCTATGCACTGCTCGGCTGCACCTGGCTGATCATGAAAACCGAAGGGCGCCTGCAACAACAGATGCACAGGATGGCCCGGCCCCTGGCGCTGCTGTTGCTGGCCGTGATCGGCATCGTCAGCCTGTGGACGCCACTGTCTCAATCGAGCATTGCCGAGCGCTGGTTCAGCCTGCCCAACCTGTTCTGGTTCCTGCCCGTGCCGTTGCTGGTGTTGACGACCTTCTTCTACCTGCTGCGCTCGGTGGCCAACCACGACAACAGCAAGCCGTTCGTGCTGACCCTGGTGCTCATCTTCCTCGGCTACAGCGGCCTGGGCATCAGCCTGTGGCCGAACATCGTGCCCGGCTCGCTGACCATCTGGCAGGCCGCAGCGCCCCCGCAGAGCCAGGGCTTCGCCCTGGTCGGCGCACTGTTCATCATTCCGTTCA
Coding sequences:
- a CDS encoding cytochrome ubiquinol oxidase subunit I gives rise to the protein MFGLEALDLARIQFAFTISFHIIFPAITIGLASYLAVLEGLWLKTGETVYRDLYHFWAKIFAVNFGMGVVSGLVMAYQFGTNWSAFSDFAGSVTGPLLAYEVLTAFFLEAGFLGVMLFGWSRVGPGLHFFSTIMVAIGTLISTFWILASNSWMQTPQGFEIVDGRVIPVDWFAVVFNPSFPYRLAHMATAAFLATAFFVCASAAWHLLRGRDTPAMRKMFSMALWMALLVAPVQAVIGDFHGLNTLEHQPAKIAAIEGHWDNSSGEPTPLILFGWPDMEREETRFKVEVPYLGSLILTHSLDKQVPALKEFAKEDRPNSTIVFWSFRVMVAMGMLMILAGLWSLWLRWRGSLYQSRPFLYFCLWMGPSGLIAILAGWFTTEIGRQPWVVYGLMRTADGVSMHSAAQLGITLVLFVVVYFAVFGAGMSYVMRLVRKGPVSGEGDHQDDGGPGTRHTQSRPLSAPKEGLDDSDSITRTATGRV
- the cydB gene encoding cytochrome d ubiquinol oxidase subunit II gives rise to the protein MGIDLSVIWAVIIVFGVMMYVIMDGFDLGIGILFPFVPDKGERDVMMNTVAPVWDGNETWLVMGGAGLFAAFPLAYSVVLSALYLPLMFMLLGLVFRGVAFEFRFKARDHKRHIWDKAFIGGSVAATFFQGVALGAFIEGIPVEGRAFSGGSLDWLAPFPLFSGLGLIAAYALLGCTWLIMKTEGRLQQQMHRMARPLALLLLAVIGIVSLWTPLSQSSIAERWFSLPNLFWFLPVPLLVLTTFFYLLRSVANHDNSKPFVLTLVLIFLGYSGLGISLWPNIVPGSLTIWQAAAPPQSQGFALVGALFIIPFILVYTAWSYYVFRGKVTPDQGYH